The Anaerolineae bacterium genome window below encodes:
- a CDS encoding ATP-binding cassette domain-containing protein, giving the protein MIELDGVTFAYSRGSTPVFESFCWAVGQGESWAVVGPSGSGKSTLLYLIAGLREPGRGRVLIEGEPASSGLRRGAVGLVLQDYGLLPWATALENAALGLRVRRMYGIPTNGASVTPEGWLERLGIAHLRGKYPSQLSGGERQRVAIARALALGPRVLLLDEPFSALDALQREDMERLTLAIGRETGATTVFVTHSIEEAVYVGRRILVLRWPPNRVATVVDNPASGGGPTADVEAMARKCAEVREVLTGEAGL; this is encoded by the coding sequence ATGATTGAGCTCGACGGCGTCACCTTCGCCTACTCCCGCGGGTCCACGCCGGTATTCGAGTCCTTCTGCTGGGCCGTCGGCCAGGGGGAGTCCTGGGCGGTGGTGGGGCCCTCGGGGAGCGGTAAGAGCACCCTTCTGTATTTGATCGCCGGGCTGCGAGAGCCCGGCCGAGGGAGAGTGCTGATCGAGGGGGAGCCGGCGTCGTCGGGCCTGCGACGGGGGGCGGTGGGGCTGGTGCTACAGGACTATGGTCTCCTTCCCTGGGCCACCGCCCTGGAGAACGCGGCCCTGGGGTTGCGCGTGAGGCGGATGTACGGCATCCCCACCAACGGCGCCTCCGTCACTCCCGAGGGCTGGCTGGAAAGGCTCGGGATTGCCCACCTGCGGGGCAAGTACCCCAGCCAGCTATCCGGTGGGGAACGGCAACGGGTGGCCATTGCCCGGGCTCTGGCCCTGGGGCCTCGGGTGCTCCTTCTGGACGAACCCTTCTCCGCCCTGGACGCGTTGCAGAGGGAGGACATGGAACGGCTGACGCTGGCCATCGGGCGGGAGACTGGCGCCACCACTGTGTTCGTCACTCACAGCATCGAGGAGGCCGTGTACGTGGGGCGGCGCATCTTGGTGCTACGGTGGCCGCCCAACCGGGTGGCCACCGTAGTGGATAATCCGGCCAGTGGCGGCGGACCGACGGCGGACGTGGAGGCGATGGCACGTAAGTGCGCTGAAGTGAGAGAGGTTCTGACGGGGGAGGCCGGGCTGTGA
- a CDS encoding ABC transporter substrate-binding protein yields MAMREARLVVALGLLALVLLGLGCAPAGETVAGTAASPVSSSAGDDVLRIGVLPLAETVPFYVAQDEGYFEDEGLRVELVPVASAVERDQLMIAGQLDGQVSDLVATVLFNAEEPRLRIVRRARQARPDSHQFAILVPGDSPVRSAADLAGVEIAVSENSVIQYVTERLLSIEGLEAGDVRTVNVPKIPVRMELLTQGKLAAATLPDPMSSLALLQGARLIVDDSLHPEISQSVVAFRADVIEQREDDVARFMAAYERALEEIEADPQRFHDLLVEKGRVPDALRGSYTFPPLPPPSVPTEDEWSDVVAWAQEKGLISAPVAYGDSVDDRFVREGGSAGG; encoded by the coding sequence GTGGCGATGAGAGAAGCGCGGTTGGTTGTGGCTCTTGGTCTACTGGCGTTGGTGCTGCTTGGGCTGGGATGTGCTCCCGCAGGGGAGACCGTAGCTGGGACGGCTGCCTCTCCCGTTTCCTCCTCTGCCGGTGACGACGTGCTCCGCATAGGCGTTCTGCCCCTGGCGGAGACGGTGCCCTTCTACGTGGCCCAGGACGAGGGCTACTTCGAGGACGAGGGGTTGCGAGTGGAGCTGGTGCCCGTGGCCAGCGCCGTCGAGCGTGACCAGCTCATGATAGCCGGGCAGCTGGACGGACAGGTGAGCGACCTGGTGGCCACCGTGCTCTTCAACGCCGAGGAGCCCCGACTGAGGATCGTGCGTCGGGCCCGCCAGGCTCGGCCCGACTCGCACCAGTTCGCCATCCTGGTGCCCGGTGACAGTCCGGTGCGGTCGGCAGCGGACCTGGCCGGGGTCGAGATCGCGGTGTCGGAGAACTCGGTCATCCAGTACGTTACCGAGAGGCTGCTGAGCATCGAGGGTCTCGAGGCGGGCGACGTGCGCACGGTGAACGTGCCCAAGATCCCAGTGCGCATGGAGCTTCTGACGCAGGGGAAGCTGGCCGCCGCCACTCTCCCTGACCCGATGTCTTCGCTGGCGCTGTTGCAGGGAGCGCGGTTGATCGTGGACGACTCACTCCACCCTGAGATCAGCCAGAGCGTGGTGGCCTTCCGTGCCGACGTCATCGAGCAGCGCGAGGACGACGTGGCCCGGTTCATGGCTGCCTACGAGAGGGCCCTGGAGGAGATCGAGGCCGATCCGCAGCGGTTCCACGACCTGCTGGTGGAGAAAGGACGGGTGCCGGATGCGCTCCGGGGCAGCTATACGTTCCCGCCGCTTCCCCCGCCCTCGGTGCCCACCGAGGACGAGTGGTCGGATGTGGTGGCGTGGGCCCAGGAGAAGGGCCTAATCTCGGCGCCGGTGGCGTATGGCGACTCGGTGGACGACCGATTCGTTCGCGAGGGGGGCAGCGCTGGGGGATGA